CTATTTAGGCTTTGCAGTTGCAGGAAACTTTGCAAATCACTTAGGTGAAGCTGGAGAAGCCGATGAATTTTCTGTAATAAAAACAAAAGAAAAAGATGCACCAAAAGGGATGTTCCCTTTTTATATAAAAGGACATAATAGTTTTTTAGGAACATATCCAATTTGTGATGAAATTATTTTAACTCATGGTAGAGAAAAAGATAATTTACAAGTTGAAGCTGAAGTTGCATTAATCTGCGATTTTATTTATGAAAATGATAAAGTTATTGATATAGTACCAAAATATTTTTCGGCATTTAATGACTGTTCAATTAGAATTCAAGATGGAAACAAACTTAGTACGAAAAAAAACTGGGGAACAAATACAAAAGGAATTTCTCAAGACCTTATAGAAATTGATAATTTCACAGAAAAAGGTATTTTGAGTAAATATCATATCTCTTCATTTATAAAAAGAGATGGTATTGTTTATGATTATGGAACTACAAGTGCCGTAAAATCATATAGTTATTTCTTTAATCAATTAAAAGATTGGATGATTGAAAAATTAAATACTCAAGAAGATTGTGGACCACTTGAAGAGTTAACTCAATTCTTAAAAGTTGCAGCTAAAGATGCAAAAGGTATTTTAATAGCTGCAGGTGCAACAGCATATACGGAGTTTGGAAAACATAACTTTCTAAAAAAAGGTGATGAGATTTTTGTTTATGTTTATAATGCTCACGCACATAGTTTTAATGATATTATGAATGATATGTGTGGAATGGATACTTATTTAGGTCAGTGTTCAAAACTTCATCAAATAGTTCAATAAAAGATAGATTTTCTATCTTTTATTAGATTTTGCTTCAATATATAAAATATCATTTAAACTATCAAATACTTTTATAGTTCCTTCTTCAATTTCACTTGCTGTTTTTCGTAAATGTTGATTCTCTGCTTTAGTTGCATTTTTAGTCATATATTCTTGAACTTTTTTATGTACATTTTCATGGTTTTGTTTTAAATTATTCCACTCTTTAACTTTTGTA
The genomic region above belongs to Arcobacter ellisii and contains:
- a CDS encoding DUF5718 family protein; the protein is MNLLEDLKDYLGFAVAGNFANHLGEAGEADEFSVIKTKEKDAPKGMFPFYIKGHNSFLGTYPICDEIILTHGREKDNLQVEAEVALICDFIYENDKVIDIVPKYFSAFNDCSIRIQDGNKLSTKKNWGTNTKGISQDLIEIDNFTEKGILSKYHISSFIKRDGIVYDYGTTSAVKSYSYFFNQLKDWMIEKLNTQEDCGPLEELTQFLKVAAKDAKGILIAAGATAYTEFGKHNFLKKGDEIFVYVYNAHAHSFNDIMNDMCGMDTYLGQCSKLHQIVQ